The proteins below are encoded in one region of Rana temporaria chromosome 2, aRanTem1.1, whole genome shotgun sequence:
- the LOC120928403 gene encoding zinc finger protein 300-like isoform X1 has protein sequence MDEKPFPCFECGNAFTNESSLVDHQKTHTEEKPFPCFECGNAFTNESSLVDHQKIHTEEKPFPCFECGNAFTNESSLVDHQKIHTGEKPFECPECDRAFTQKSSLDIHMRIHTGAKLHHCSDCGKDFRLKANLIIHQRVHTGEKPFQCPECDKAFKSRSQRSRHRMTHTGAKPYPCSECDKAFLSKMMLDTHQWIHTGKKSYPCSECDKAFTTESKLTTHQRLHTGEKLFQCPQCEKTFARKDHFNLHERVHTREKPFQCFVCKKDFSDKSSLHKHQRVHTGERPHACSECEKAFKTRQDLNRHQRIHTGEKPFQCTVCDKAFTVGEHLKIHQRTHTGEKPYPCPFCDKAFTNKSGLYAHQGVHVVVVTV, from the coding sequence ATGGATGAGAAGCCATTTCCTTGTTTTGAATGTGGCAACGCTTTTACAAACGAGTCAAGTCTTGTCGACCACCAGAAGACTCACACTGAAGAGAAGCCATTTCCATGTTTTGAATGTGGCAACGCTTTTACAAACGAGTCAAGTCTTGTCGACCACCAGaagattcacactgaagagaaGCCATTTCCATGTTTTGAATGTGGCAACGCTTTTACAAACGAGTCAAGTCTTGTCGACCACCagaagattcacactggagagaagccatttgaGTGTCCCGAATGTGACAGAGCTTTTACACAGAAGAGTAGTCTTGACATCCACATGAGAATTCACACTGGAGCGAAGCTGCATCATTGTTCAGATTGTGGCAAAGATTTTAGACTGAAGGCAAATTTGATCatacaccagagggttcacactggagagaagccgttTCAGTGtcctgaatgtgacaaagctttcaaATCAAGGTCACAGCGTAGCAGACACCGGATGACTCACACCGGAGCTAAGCCGTATccgtgttctgaatgtgacaaagcttttttaTCCAAGATGATGCTCGACACACACCAGTGGATTCACACTGGAAAGAAGTCGTATCCATGTTCtgaatgtgataaagcttttaCAACTGAGAGTAAGCTTACTACACACCAGAGGCTTCACACCGGAGAGAAGCTTTTTCAGTGTCCTCAATGTGAAAAAACTTTTGCAAGAAAGGACCACTTTAATCTACACGAGAGggtccacaccagagagaagccGTTTCAGTGTTTTGTGTGTAAAAAAGATTTTTCGGATAAGTCGAGCCTTCACAAACACCAGAGGGTCCACACCGGAGAAAGGCCACATGCGTGTTCCGAATGTGAAAAAGCTTTTAAAACAAGGCAAGACCTTAAcagacaccagagaattcacactggagagaagccatttcagtgtactgtatgtgacaaagcttttactgTGGGTGAACACCTTAAAATACACCAGAGGACTCACACTGGAGAAAAGCCATATCCGTGTCCTTTTTGTGATAAAGCTTTTACAAACAAGTCAGGTCTTTACGCACACCAGGGGGTTCACGTAGTAGTGGTCACAGTATGA
- the LOC120928403 gene encoding zinc finger protein 300-like isoform X2: protein MDEKPFPCFECGNAFTNESSLVDHQKTHTEEKPFPCFECGNAFTNESSLVDHQKIHTGEKPFECPECDRAFTQKSSLDIHMRIHTGAKLHHCSDCGKDFRLKANLIIHQRVHTGEKPFQCPECDKAFKSRSQRSRHRMTHTGAKPYPCSECDKAFLSKMMLDTHQWIHTGKKSYPCSECDKAFTTESKLTTHQRLHTGEKLFQCPQCEKTFARKDHFNLHERVHTREKPFQCFVCKKDFSDKSSLHKHQRVHTGERPHACSECEKAFKTRQDLNRHQRIHTGEKPFQCTVCDKAFTVGEHLKIHQRTHTGEKPYPCPFCDKAFTNKSGLYAHQGVHVVVVTV, encoded by the exons ATGGATGAGAAGCCATTTCCTTGTTTTGAATGTGGCAACGCTTTTACAAACGAGTCAAGTCTTGTCGACCACCAGAAGACTCACACTGAAGAGAAGCCATTTCCATGTTTTGAATGTGGCAACGCTTTTACAAACGAGTCAAGTCTTGTCGACCACCAGaag attcacactggagagaagccatttgaGTGTCCCGAATGTGACAGAGCTTTTACACAGAAGAGTAGTCTTGACATCCACATGAGAATTCACACTGGAGCGAAGCTGCATCATTGTTCAGATTGTGGCAAAGATTTTAGACTGAAGGCAAATTTGATCatacaccagagggttcacactggagagaagccgttTCAGTGtcctgaatgtgacaaagctttcaaATCAAGGTCACAGCGTAGCAGACACCGGATGACTCACACCGGAGCTAAGCCGTATccgtgttctgaatgtgacaaagcttttttaTCCAAGATGATGCTCGACACACACCAGTGGATTCACACTGGAAAGAAGTCGTATCCATGTTCtgaatgtgataaagcttttaCAACTGAGAGTAAGCTTACTACACACCAGAGGCTTCACACCGGAGAGAAGCTTTTTCAGTGTCCTCAATGTGAAAAAACTTTTGCAAGAAAGGACCACTTTAATCTACACGAGAGggtccacaccagagagaagccGTTTCAGTGTTTTGTGTGTAAAAAAGATTTTTCGGATAAGTCGAGCCTTCACAAACACCAGAGGGTCCACACCGGAGAAAGGCCACATGCGTGTTCCGAATGTGAAAAAGCTTTTAAAACAAGGCAAGACCTTAAcagacaccagagaattcacactggagagaagccatttcagtgtactgtatgtgacaaagcttttactgTGGGTGAACACCTTAAAATACACCAGAGGACTCACACTGGAGAAAAGCCATATCCGTGTCCTTTTTGTGATAAAGCTTTTACAAACAAGTCAGGTCTTTACGCACACCAGGGGGTTCACGTAGTAGTGGTCACAGTATGA